TCTCGAAACACACGGAGTGAATCTCAGATATCTAGATATAGGCGGCGGACTTGGAATTCCTTATAATAACGAGGAACCGCCTCTGCCCAAAGATCTGGCAAAAAATCTTCTGCCTCTTTTGAAAAACAGGGAAATGACACTTATAATTGAGCCCGGCAGATCTATTACCGGGAATGCAGGGATACTCGTCACAAAAACTCTTTATATTAAAAAGGGCCATAAAAAAGAATTTTTCATTGTTGATGCAGGAATGAATGACCTGATGAGACCATCCCTGTATGATGCATATCACAATATTCAGCCTGTTATTAAATCCAAGAGGCCGAATGTCAAGGCTGATGTTGTAGGCCCTATATGTGAATCAGGAGATTTTCTCGCTAAAGGCAGAGAGATTCCAAGATTAAAAGAAGGCGAATATCTTGCAGTAATGAGTGCAGGAGCATATGGATTTTCTATGAGCTCAAACTATAACAGCCGTCCGCGTGCTGCAGAGGTAATGGTCAAAGGCAATAAGCATTTTCTGATAAGAGAGAGAGAGACGTTAAATGACTTGATAAGCAGTGAAAATATCCCTTCTTTTCTAAAGTGAATCTATAAACTCCTTTCATCCATCGAACCAACAAGGCGATAAACCTTGACTTTTCCATAGGTAAACAATAAAATTTTGAAAAAGCACTGAAGGAGTAAATAATGACACGCAAGCTGCTTCTTGCTGACGACAGCATAACAATACAAAAGGTCGTTGAACTTGTACTTACAGATGAGGGCTTCGAAATAAAAGCTGTTACAAACGGCGAGGAAGCTCTTGCTGCAATAAAAAATTTCAGGCCTGATATTGTGCTTGCTGATATTGACATGCCTAAGATTAACGGCTATCAGTTGTGCGAAAAAATAAAATCAGATACTGAAACAAAAGACATCCCTGTGATACTCCTTTCAGGAGCTTTCGAACCGATCGATGAAGCACTTTCCAAACAGGTAAGGGCAGACAGCTACATAGTAAAACCATTCGAGTCACAAGAACTTATCAGCAAAATAAATTCCATATTAAGATCACTTGCAAAAAACACTCCAACCATCCCTGCAGAAGAAGTAGTATTTGCTCAGGAAGCAGACGATGATTCATCTGTAGTAACAGCAGAGGTATTTGAAGAAGCTCCACAGAAAAATAAATTAAAAATAACTAGTGCTGAAGAAACCACATCAGAATACAGCGGAGATGTGATAGAGATTCAGGATGTGAGCATTGATGAAGCCATGAATGCCGCTAAACAGGCTGAATCACTTCTTGAGCAAACAACTGAGATGTCAGCTGTTGAAACATCTCGATTTTCAGAGTCTGTTGTTCCTTCATATGAAAAGAAAAGCATTCTCAAACAGGAAATACCAGTACAAAAAAAATCTGCTGACATACCCATGCCCTCTCAATCAGACATGTCAAATATAATTAAAAAAACAGTTGATGAAAAGGTTCAATCGCTTTTGTCATCTCTGGATTTAAAAGATACGGTTATGACAGCAATTAGTCCTACTATCAAGGAGTCTTTAGAAAAAATATTATGGGAAATATCGACTGAGCTCACAGAGAGAATGCTGAAAGAGACAATACAGAACTCTATGGCTTCTATAAACAAGGAAGTCGAAAAAGTGATATGGGAGACTGTGCCAGAGGTTGCAGAGACATTAATTTCAAAAGAGATTAAAAAGATCAGGTCAGAGACGTAGAAATTGTTATTTCCATTTTTGGATTCTACTTTTTATAAATCGCATCTAATCTAAAATGATAGAACTAGAGAAGAGTTATACGCCAAAAGGCATTGAAGAAAAGTGGTATGAGATATGGGTTCGCGAAGGTTATTTTAAACCCGAGATAAATCCTTCGGGCAAACCATATTCCATTGTCATTCCTCCTCCTAATGTAACAGGCTCGCTCCACATGGGTCATGCGCTCAATGCAACTTTGCAGGATGTTCTTGCCAGATGGAAAAGAATGTGCGGATTTAAAGTTCTCTGGCTTCCGGGAACAGACCATGCAGGCATTGCAACACAAAATGTTGTAGAGCGTCAGCTTACATCTGAAAAAATCACAAGACAGCAGATAGGGAGAGACGCATTCATAGAGCGCGTATGGAGATGGAAGGCTGAATACGGAGGCAAAATAATCCATCAGCTTAAAAGCATGGGCGCATCATGCGACTGGTCAAGGGAAAGATTTACTCTTGATGAAGGACTTTCCAAGGCGGTAAAAGAAGTGTTTGTAAGGCTTTATGAAGAGGGGCTGATATATAGAGACAACAGACTTATTAACTGGTGCCCGCGCTGTCATACGGCTCTGTCAGACCTTGAAGTTGAACATGAAGAACTGGATGGGAAACTTACATATATAAAGTATCCGCTGTCTGATTCAGATGAACATATAATAGTTGCCACAACAAGACCTGAGACAATGCTGGGAGATACTGCGGTTGCCGTAAATCCTTCTGACAAGAGATATAAAAAACTGATCGGCAAGACAGTTTCTCTGCCTTTGACAGAAAGAAAAATTCCTATAGTCCCTGATGCTGCGGTTGATTTGGCATTTGGAACAGGAGCAGTAAAAGTCACGCCTGCGCATGATTTCAATGACGAGGCAATAGCAAAAAGACAGGATCCTTCACTGCCGTTCATTATGGTCATAGGAAAAGACGGAAAGATGACTGACGAGGCAGGCAAAAAATACTCCGGTCTAGACAGATATGAATGCAGAAAACTAGTAGTCAATGACCTCAACGAGCTTAATCTTATTGAAAAAGAGGAGAAACACAAACACTCAGTCGGATATTGTTATAGATGCAAGACAATAATAGAGCCGCTCCCGACACTCCAGTGGTATGTGAATGTTAAAACACTTGCAAAAGATGCAATGAGTGTTGTTAGGAAAAAGAAGATAAGGATACTTCCTCCGTCGTGGGAGAATGCATATTTCGGCTGGATGGAGAATATCAGAGACTGGTGCATATCAAGACAGATATGGTGGGGACACAGAATTCCTGCATGGTATTGTCAGGAAATGAAGAACAACAAATGCCGTTCAAAAAACGGAGTAATAGTATCCAGAACAATACCTGAATCATGTCCTTATTGCGATTCAAAAAATCTTGTTCAGGATGAAGATGTGCTTGATACATGGTTCTCGTCTGCACTCTGGCCTTTCTCAACGTTGGGCTGGCCTGAAAAAACACCAGACCTCAAGGCCTTCTATCCGACAAGCGTTCTTGTTACTGCATTCGACATCCTATTCTTCTGGGTAGCAAGGATGATAATGATGGGACTTAAATTTATGGATCAAGTGCCGTTTAAGGATGTTTACATCCATGCAATTATCAGGGATGCCTCCGGACAGAAGATGTCAAAGTCAAAAGGCAATGTTGTTGATCCTTTATTGATAATAGATAAATATGGGACAGATGCATTTAGATTTACTCTTTGCGCATTTGCTGCTCAAGGGAGAGACATAAAATTTTCCGAAGACAGAGTTGAAGGATACAGACATTTTGTTAACAAGCTCTGGAACGCTGCTAGGTTTATAATGATGAATCTTAAAACAGATTCGATTCCTGAAAAACCAAGAGTGGAACTTGATATCGCAAGCAGATGGATATTAAGCAGACTTAGCGCTGTTGCCGAAGACGTGAACTCTGCCCTTGAAGAATATAGATTCAATGATGCGGCAAACAACATATATCAATTTGTCTGGCATGAATTCTGTGACTGGTATATTGAAATGTCAAAGACAGATATGGATGATCCACAAAAGGGAAACGGCATAAGATGGTGTCTTGTCACCACACTTGAAGCAACTCTAAGGCTGCTGCACCCATTCATGCCTTTTGTAACTGAAGAAATATGGCAGAAACTTCCTTATATTAAAACCTCACAGCCAGAAGTGAGAAAAAGCATTGTTATTGCCAATTTCCCAAAATCACTACCAGAAGATGCCAGCGCTGAAA
This genomic window from Nitrospiraceae bacterium contains:
- a CDS encoding valine--tRNA ligase, with translation MIELEKSYTPKGIEEKWYEIWVREGYFKPEINPSGKPYSIVIPPPNVTGSLHMGHALNATLQDVLARWKRMCGFKVLWLPGTDHAGIATQNVVERQLTSEKITRQQIGRDAFIERVWRWKAEYGGKIIHQLKSMGASCDWSRERFTLDEGLSKAVKEVFVRLYEEGLIYRDNRLINWCPRCHTALSDLEVEHEELDGKLTYIKYPLSDSDEHIIVATTRPETMLGDTAVAVNPSDKRYKKLIGKTVSLPLTERKIPIVPDAAVDLAFGTGAVKVTPAHDFNDEAIAKRQDPSLPFIMVIGKDGKMTDEAGKKYSGLDRYECRKLVVNDLNELNLIEKEEKHKHSVGYCYRCKTIIEPLPTLQWYVNVKTLAKDAMSVVRKKKIRILPPSWENAYFGWMENIRDWCISRQIWWGHRIPAWYCQEMKNNKCRSKNGVIVSRTIPESCPYCDSKNLVQDEDVLDTWFSSALWPFSTLGWPEKTPDLKAFYPTSVLVTAFDILFFWVARMIMMGLKFMDQVPFKDVYIHAIIRDASGQKMSKSKGNVVDPLLIIDKYGTDAFRFTLCAFAAQGRDIKFSEDRVEGYRHFVNKLWNAARFIMMNLKTDSIPEKPRVELDIASRWILSRLSAVAEDVNSALEEYRFNDAANNIYQFVWHEFCDWYIEMSKTDMDDPQKGNGIRWCLVTTLEATLRLLHPFMPFVTEEIWQKLPYIKTSQPEVRKSIVIANFPKSLPEDASAEKKLSYVMEAITGIRNIRGELNVLPSAEVKCSIKVFSSKTTAILKTNIRYIKKLARTSEVEIGEALNKPADSAVCVRDSMEIYVPLKGLLNIDAEIDRLMKEDKKVEESVEFLRKKLMSEDFLNRAPEEIVKKEQAKFDELLAKRERIKENIQKMNDLRG
- a CDS encoding response regulator, translated to MTRKLLLADDSITIQKVVELVLTDEGFEIKAVTNGEEALAAIKNFRPDIVLADIDMPKINGYQLCEKIKSDTETKDIPVILLSGAFEPIDEALSKQVRADSYIVKPFESQELISKINSILRSLAKNTPTIPAEEVVFAQEADDDSSVVTAEVFEEAPQKNKLKITSAEETTSEYSGDVIEIQDVSIDEAMNAAKQAESLLEQTTEMSAVETSRFSESVVPSYEKKSILKQEIPVQKKSADIPMPSQSDMSNIIKKTVDEKVQSLLSSLDLKDTVMTAISPTIKESLEKILWEISTELTERMLKETIQNSMASINKEVEKVIWETVPEVAETLISKEIKKIRSET